The genomic window ACGACCGGGACTTTCTTCTTCCGAAACCGCAACACCTGTATCTAGCAGTTCAAATGCAACGCCTAACAGTTCTGCAGTCTCAATACCGAACAGCAGCGCATCCTCCACTTCGAATGGAAACGTGCCGACAATCACTTACGCTGCCAGCGGCGCCATGGTCGAAAACAACAACAACTGCGTCACGGTCACGGGTGGCGAAGTCGAGATTACTTGTGCAGGTGACTATGACTTTAGCGGAACCTATAGTGGCGCAGATGCGCAGATCCGCGTGTATTCTCCCAAAAGCGATTCGGGCGTTTACCTGAACCTACGCGGGCTCACGCTCACCAATACGGCAGATGCCCCCATTTACGCTCAGATGTCCAGCAAGACCTTCGTGGTCGCCAAAAGCGGAACCACCAACACGCTTAGCGACGGAAGCACCCGTACAAAGTCTTATACTTACGTCAATTCCAACAACGAAACGAAGGTAGATACCACCGGCGCCTGCATTTACGCCAAGGACGACTTGACCATCAAGGGCGAAGGCACCTTAATCGTCAAGGGCAACTACAACAACGGCATTCACACCAGCAACGACCTGCGTTTCCGCGGCGCAACAACCGTCAACGTAACCGCAGTGAATAATGGTTTGAAAGGTAAGAACACCGTGGATATCGAAAATGGAAACATTACCATCGCAGCGACCAACGGCGACGGCATCAAGAGTGACGAAGGCGAAGATGCAGGCGCGATAGTCGACAACAAAGGCATTGTCAATATCAAGGGCGGCAACATCACCATTACCAAAGCTGGCGATGACGGCATCCAGGCTTACAACTATATCATCGTCCAGGACTCTGTTTCTGAGCCGACTATCAAAGTGACATCGACCGGCAAAGGCATTGTCTCTGACAACAGAGTTTACATCAATGCCGGAAAGATCGATATTTCCTCTGGTGACGACGGCGTTCATTCCAACCAGAACATCTACTTTAACGGAGGCTACACGACCATTGCGGCCCCCAAGAACGACGGCGTACACGCCGACTCAACCCTCATGATTAACGATGGCACCATCTACGTGACCAATTCCTACGAAGGTCTGGAAGCCTGGTACATCAAGGCTAACGGCGGCATTACCGATGTCTACGGAACCAACGATGCCTGGAATGCTGCAGGTGGTAATGACGGTTCCGGCAATACCAATCAAAGCGGCCAGTCCAACTGGGGATTCGGCCCCGGAGGCGGCATGGGCGGCAGGATGGGAAGCAGCAGCGGATTCCTGACCATCACAGGCGGCGTACACCACGCAAAGACAGGCTCCGGTGACACCGACGGCATTGACAGCAACGGCGAACTCACAATCTCCGGTGGCGTAGTCATCGTAGAATGCCAGATTAGCGGCGGCATGGGAGGCTCCTTCGACGCCGACGGTTCTGCAAGCCTCACCAGCAAAACAGTTCTCGGATTCAGCAGCGGTTCCTCGGAAAAGGGCACAAACTATAACGTGAGCTTTACAACCGGCAGCTACTACGGAACCTCTAACATCGCATTCAAGCCCACCATATCGGGTAGATACATGGTCGCTACTACGGGTCAGCCCGCACAAGTAAGCAATACCTCCAGCTACCAGAAAAGCGTCACCTTCCCTTCAGGAAGCACAGTCTACTACAACGAATAGAATTCCTCCTAATCCACCAAAAAGTCCTCCGCGTTTGCGGAGGACTTCTCATATTCTTGCGGCAAAGCCGCCTTGCTTTTAACTACATCCAGCTACGTTCAGAAGTACCCGAAATACCGCGAATCTTAAGATCGAAGTCATCGGGGTTCGTGGCAGCGTTCATCGCCGTTTCAAGGGAAATCTTTTCTTCTTCGTAAAGCTTCAGGAGCGCCTGGTCGAAGGTCTGGCTGCGGTACTGCATGTGACCTTCGGCAATGGCCTGTTCGATCAAGTCGTTCTTGTCCTTGTCTTCGATGTATTCCTTAATGGCAGCCGTATTCACCAAAATTTCGGCAGCAGGCACTCGCCCGTTACCATCCTTGGTCGGCAGCAAACGCAACGAAATAATGCCGGCAAGCACTTCAGAAAGCAGCAAGCGGATTTCGTCATGCTGGTGCGGCGGGTACATCGAAAGCACACGGTGAATCGTTTCGGTCGCGTTCGTGGTATGGATCGTCGCAAACACCATGTGGCCTGTATCGGCGGCCGTCAACGCAATCTGCATCGTTTCCAAGTCACGAATTTCGCCCACCAGAAGCACATCCGGGTCCTGACGAAGTGCTGCACGAAGGGCGTTTGCATACGAAAGGGTATCCACGCCAATTTCACGCTGAGAAATAATGGCTTTGTCATCGCGGTAAAGGTATTCAATCGGGTCTTCAACCGTAATGATATTCACCGCTTCGTTCTGGTTGATATAATCGAGCATGGCGGCAAGCGTCGTCGACTTACCCGAACCCGTCGTACCTGTAACGAGCACGAGACCACGCTTAGTCAAGGACATGTCGCGAATGACATCGGGCAAATGCAAGTCTTCGAAGGCCGGGATTTTAGCCTTAATGTGACGAATCACGACTGCGATAGTGCCACGCTGACGGAATACGTTCACACGGAAACGGCCCATGTCGCGGGCACCCACGGCAAAGTCGCATTCCTTGTTCGCTTCAAAGCGCTGTTTCTGGTCGCGGTTCATGATATCATCCAAGAAGGAATCCATCATCAACGAATCGACCT from Fibrobacter sp. UWB15 includes these protein-coding regions:
- a CDS encoding carbohydrate-binding domain-containing protein — encoded protein: MLTRNCLGITSLVAGGLIAGCSSDSSSTSPKDNLADATGIITNVCVYDGYAAMQGASGETLCLDTEGTLAFWINADGSYGFPEATPGSTENNTADPIETSTDVGTTTPSDSTVSADKPAEDSTDSEPASETQSCTTDKALYSVNGISYYKNEDGSLYYFDTDCNKTSLSMIAPASSSSETISEDPEAPASSASRPGLSSSETATPVSSSSNATPNSSAVSIPNSSASSTSNGNVPTITYAASGAMVENNNNCVTVTGGEVEITCAGDYDFSGTYSGADAQIRVYSPKSDSGVYLNLRGLTLTNTADAPIYAQMSSKTFVVAKSGTTNTLSDGSTRTKSYTYVNSNNETKVDTTGACIYAKDDLTIKGEGTLIVKGNYNNGIHTSNDLRFRGATTVNVTAVNNGLKGKNTVDIENGNITIAATNGDGIKSDEGEDAGAIVDNKGIVNIKGGNITITKAGDDGIQAYNYIIVQDSVSEPTIKVTSTGKGIVSDNRVYINAGKIDISSGDDGVHSNQNIYFNGGYTTIAAPKNDGVHADSTLMINDGTIYVTNSYEGLEAWYIKANGGITDVYGTNDAWNAAGGNDGSGNTNQSGQSNWGFGPGGGMGGRMGSSSGFLTITGGVHHAKTGSGDTDGIDSNGELTISGGVVIVECQISGGMGGSFDADGSASLTSKTVLGFSSGSSEKGTNYNVSFTTGSYYGTSNIAFKPTISGRYMVATTGQPAQVSNTSSYQKSVTFPSGSTVYYNE
- a CDS encoding type IV pilus twitching motility protein PilT, which encodes MAEQQQQPQLRIEKLLREMVNRNASDLHLRVGVPPVYRINGALQRPFDVKVDSLMMDSFLDDIMNRDQKQRFEANKECDFAVGARDMGRFRVNVFRQRGTIAVVIRHIKAKIPAFEDLHLPDVIRDMSLTKRGLVLVTGTTGSGKSTTLAAMLDYINQNEAVNIITVEDPIEYLYRDDKAIISQREIGVDTLSYANALRAALRQDPDVLLVGEIRDLETMQIALTAADTGHMVFATIHTTNATETIHRVLSMYPPHQHDEIRLLLSEVLAGIISLRLLPTKDGNGRVPAAEILVNTAAIKEYIEDKDKNDLIEQAIAEGHMQYRSQTFDQALLKLYEEEKISLETAMNAATNPDDFDLKIRGISGTSERSWM